In Haemophilus parainfluenzae, one genomic interval encodes:
- a CDS encoding diacylglycerol kinase, protein MYKTTGLTHLINSTKYSLQGLKSAFKNETAFRHECFLACILIPLAFWLGETKIEIALMISSVLLVMAVELLNSAVEAVVDRIGTERHELSGRAKDQGSAAVFIALCIVAVVWGSILFF, encoded by the coding sequence ATGTATAAAACCACGGGATTAACCCATTTAATTAACTCCACAAAATATTCCTTGCAAGGTTTAAAGAGTGCATTCAAAAATGAAACTGCATTTCGCCACGAATGTTTTCTTGCGTGCATTCTGATTCCGCTCGCATTTTGGCTCGGCGAGACTAAAATTGAGATCGCACTGATGATTTCATCAGTTTTGCTCGTGATGGCAGTAGAGCTATTAAATAGTGCAGTTGAAGCAGTGGTGGACCGTATCGGTACAGAACGCCACGAGCTTTCAGGGCGAGCTAAAGACCAAGGCTCAGCAGCGGTATTCATTGCGCTTTGCATCGTTGCCGTTGTTTGGGGAAGTATTTTATTTTTCTAA
- the relA gene encoding GTP diphosphokinase — MVAVRGSHLLNPQDFVIEQWCSSLKLPAATEKSLIDAWYYAQAKIAEHADKMENAVFTLQSGVEMVEILHEMNMDSESLLTAMLFPLVANQLVDWEQIQEDFGPKITKLLKGVEEMDNIRQLNASHSANASQVDNVRRMLLAMVDDFRCVIIKLAERITFLRDAENHFCEEEKVLAAKECSNIYAPLANRLGIGQLKWELEDYCFRYLHPEQYRNIAKLLHERRLDREQYITDFVTELTGYLKENIDQVEVYGRPKHIYSIWRKMQKKHLEFSGLYDVRAVRIIVQKLQDCYTALGIVHTHFKHLPKEFDDYVANPKPNGYQSIHTVVLGKGGKPIEVQIRTQQMHDDAELGVAAHWKYKEGTTGSLSAYEEKITWLRKLLAWQDDITDSGEVMAELRSQVFDDRVYVFTPKGEVVDLPAGSTPLDFAYAIHSEIGHRCIGAKVGGRIVPFTYHLQMGEQVDIITQKNPNPSRDWVNPNLGFTHTSKARAKIQAWFKKQDRDKNVPAGKELLDNELARLNISLKQVEQVALPRYNLKNLEDLYAGIGSGDIRLNQLVNFLQSRLIKVTAEEADQEILRHVASKSANTAQQKAQQKADQQQKKGYVIVEGVGNLLHHMARCCQPIPGDAIAGYITMGRGISIHRCDCEQFIELQAAHPERVVEALWGDNYAAGFHINIRIVASDRNGLLRDITTVLANEKVSVLGVSSRADTKKQVATMDMEIELKNVESLSKILARLAKLDDVIEAKRL, encoded by the coding sequence ATGGTTGCAGTTCGTGGTTCTCACTTATTAAATCCGCAAGATTTTGTGATCGAGCAATGGTGTTCGAGCCTTAAACTTCCTGCCGCCACTGAAAAATCCCTGATTGATGCCTGGTATTACGCTCAAGCTAAAATAGCTGAACACGCCGATAAAATGGAAAATGCAGTGTTCACATTGCAATCCGGTGTGGAAATGGTGGAAATCCTGCATGAAATGAATATGGACAGTGAGAGTTTGCTCACTGCGATGCTATTCCCATTAGTGGCCAATCAACTCGTAGATTGGGAACAAATTCAAGAAGATTTTGGTCCTAAAATCACCAAATTACTCAAAGGCGTGGAAGAGATGGATAACATCCGTCAGCTCAACGCCAGTCATTCTGCCAATGCTTCCCAAGTGGATAATGTGCGCCGTATGCTCCTTGCGATGGTGGACGATTTCCGCTGTGTGATCATCAAACTTGCCGAACGTATTACCTTTCTTCGCGATGCGGAAAATCATTTTTGCGAAGAAGAAAAAGTGTTGGCAGCCAAAGAATGTTCCAATATTTATGCCCCGTTGGCGAACCGTTTAGGTATCGGTCAATTGAAATGGGAGCTTGAAGATTACTGTTTCCGTTATTTGCATCCAGAACAATATCGAAATATCGCCAAATTATTGCATGAGCGTCGTTTAGATCGTGAACAGTATATTACTGATTTTGTGACAGAATTAACCGGTTATTTAAAAGAAAATATTGATCAGGTTGAGGTTTACGGTCGTCCAAAACACATCTATAGCATTTGGCGAAAAATGCAAAAGAAACATCTGGAATTCAGTGGTTTATATGATGTAAGAGCGGTCAGAATTATCGTGCAAAAATTGCAAGATTGTTATACCGCGCTTGGTATCGTACATACCCATTTCAAACACTTACCAAAAGAATTTGATGACTATGTCGCCAATCCAAAACCGAATGGCTATCAATCCATTCATACTGTGGTATTAGGCAAAGGCGGTAAGCCGATTGAAGTACAAATTCGTACCCAGCAAATGCATGATGATGCTGAACTTGGGGTTGCGGCGCACTGGAAATACAAAGAAGGGACGACCGGTAGCCTTTCTGCTTACGAAGAAAAAATCACTTGGTTGCGTAAATTACTTGCATGGCAAGATGATATTACGGATTCTGGCGAAGTGATGGCGGAATTGCGTAGCCAGGTCTTTGATGATCGAGTCTATGTGTTTACGCCAAAAGGTGAAGTGGTTGATTTACCGGCGGGTTCTACACCACTTGATTTTGCTTATGCGATCCACAGCGAAATTGGTCACCGTTGTATTGGGGCGAAAGTCGGGGGACGTATTGTGCCATTCACTTATCACCTGCAAATGGGTGAGCAAGTGGATATCATCACGCAGAAAAATCCGAATCCAAGCCGAGATTGGGTAAATCCTAATTTAGGGTTTACACATACGTCAAAAGCGCGTGCGAAAATTCAAGCGTGGTTCAAAAAACAAGATCGTGATAAAAACGTTCCTGCGGGTAAAGAGCTATTAGATAATGAGCTTGCGCGTTTGAATATCAGTTTAAAACAAGTAGAGCAGGTTGCATTACCTCGTTATAACTTAAAAAATCTCGAAGATTTATACGCTGGAATTGGTAGCGGGGATATTCGTTTAAATCAGTTGGTGAATTTCTTGCAAAGCCGATTGATTAAAGTGACGGCTGAAGAGGCGGATCAAGAAATTCTCCGTCATGTGGCGAGTAAAAGTGCGAATACCGCACAGCAAAAGGCGCAACAAAAAGCAGACCAACAGCAGAAAAAAGGCTATGTGATTGTTGAAGGTGTCGGTAATTTGCTGCATCATATGGCGCGTTGTTGCCAACCTATTCCAGGCGATGCAATCGCGGGCTACATTACTATGGGGCGTGGTATCTCAATTCATCGCTGCGATTGTGAGCAATTTATTGAATTACAAGCTGCACATCCTGAACGCGTGGTGGAAGCCCTTTGGGGGGATAATTACGCGGCAGGTTTCCATATTAATATTCGCATCGTGGCGAGTGATCGTAATGGTTTATTACGCGATATTACGACTGTGCTGGCGAATGAAAAAGTCAGTGTACTAGGTGTTTCAAGCCGTGCGGACACCAAAAAACAAGTGGCAACGATGGATATGGAAATTGAACTGAAAAATGTGGAAAGTTTAAGTAAAATACTGGCCAGATTAGCGAAGTTAGACGACGTTATCGAAGCAAAACGTTTATAG
- the rlmD gene encoding 23S rRNA (uracil(1939)-C(5))-methyltransferase RlmD, which produces MALLYAPQKKQKTTQRIVAEIQDLDYQGLGVAKIQGKTWFIENALPTEKVEAVVTDEKRQYGLATAQKWLQASNQRVEPQCRYYGRCGGCQGQHIPVEMQRNAKEKALFSRLSKLQAEPIQLMPMICGEQWAYRRRVRLSLLWNAKNKTVEMGFRQKNSNQLVSIKQCLVAEQAINDLIPKLTALWAQYSAPKQLGHIELVSAENGVAMLLRYRGNLAETDRTLLLEFARINAVNLFLQDDQNIQLVHGEMPYYTLDDIRLSFDIRDFIQVNTHLNQQMVETALDWLDLNQDDHVLDLFCGMGNFTLPLAKRVKSAVGIEGVFDMVQKAQLNAQFNHIENVEFYQADLDQAFSEQPWAKQHFNKILLDPPRSGAAFALNALCELGAESILYVSCNPATLVRDAEILRSFGYRIIKTAMIDMFPHTSHLESVTLFIK; this is translated from the coding sequence ATGGCTTTACTTTACGCTCCACAAAAAAAACAGAAAACCACACAAAGAATCGTCGCTGAAATTCAGGATTTAGATTATCAAGGGCTAGGTGTTGCCAAAATTCAAGGTAAAACCTGGTTCATTGAAAATGCCTTGCCAACGGAAAAAGTGGAAGCGGTAGTGACCGATGAAAAACGTCAATATGGATTAGCGACTGCACAAAAATGGCTACAAGCGAGTAATCAGCGTGTTGAGCCACAATGTCGTTATTATGGGCGTTGTGGTGGCTGCCAAGGCCAGCATATTCCTGTAGAAATGCAACGTAACGCTAAAGAGAAAGCCCTTTTTTCTCGTTTAAGTAAACTGCAAGCAGAGCCCATTCAATTAATGCCCATGATTTGTGGCGAACAATGGGCTTATCGTCGTCGAGTACGATTAAGTTTACTGTGGAATGCTAAAAACAAAACCGTTGAAATGGGATTTCGTCAGAAAAACTCCAATCAGTTAGTCAGCATTAAGCAATGCTTAGTGGCAGAGCAAGCAATCAATGATCTTATCCCCAAATTGACCGCACTTTGGGCGCAATATTCAGCCCCGAAACAATTAGGGCATATTGAATTAGTTTCAGCAGAGAATGGCGTAGCCATGTTGTTACGTTACAGAGGAAATTTAGCCGAAACTGACCGCACTTTGTTGCTCGAGTTTGCACGCATCAATGCCGTGAACTTGTTCCTGCAAGATGATCAAAATATCCAACTTGTGCATGGTGAAATGCCTTATTATACATTAGACGATATTCGTTTATCTTTTGATATCCGCGATTTTATTCAAGTGAATACCCACTTAAATCAGCAAATGGTTGAGACGGCTTTAGATTGGCTTGATTTGAATCAGGACGATCACGTTTTAGATTTGTTCTGTGGCATGGGCAATTTTACGTTGCCTTTAGCCAAACGTGTGAAAAGTGCGGTTGGAATTGAAGGTGTTTTTGATATGGTACAAAAAGCCCAATTGAATGCACAGTTTAACCATATTGAGAATGTTGAATTTTATCAAGCCGATTTAGACCAAGCTTTTTCAGAACAACCTTGGGCCAAACAACATTTCAATAAAATTCTTCTCGATCCGCCTCGTAGCGGTGCCGCTTTTGCACTGAATGCCTTATGTGAGCTAGGTGCGGAAAGCATTCTTTATGTATCTTGCAACCCTGCAACCTTAGTACGAGATGCAGAAATACTTCGCTCTTTCGGTTATCGTATCATCAAAACGGCAATGATTGATATGTTCCCGCATACTAGTCATTTGGAGTCGGTGACATTATTTATCAAATAA
- the recO gene encoding DNA repair protein RecO, with protein MDLQRGFVLHRRPYSETSLLVDLFTEETGRLTVIAKGARAKRSAWKSVLQPFTPLLLRWSGKGALKTLTKAEPAAITLPLQQTALYSGFYVNELITRVIEPETANPQLFQHYLQCLTGLATQPQVEPTLRLFEFHLLKILGYGIDFLHCAGSGLPVDESMTYQYRAEKGFIASLVKDNLTFYGRDLLAFHRLEFTDEAVLQAAKRFTRIALKPYLGDKPLKSRELFTQNVLYLK; from the coding sequence ATGGATCTCCAACGCGGCTTTGTGTTACATCGTCGCCCTTATAGTGAAACCAGCCTTTTGGTGGATTTGTTCACAGAAGAAACAGGGCGTTTGACGGTTATTGCAAAAGGTGCACGTGCGAAACGTTCTGCATGGAAATCTGTCTTACAGCCTTTTACGCCATTACTTCTTCGTTGGTCAGGAAAAGGTGCATTAAAAACGCTCACCAAAGCAGAGCCTGCAGCAATTACGTTGCCTTTGCAACAAACGGCTTTATATAGTGGCTTTTATGTGAATGAATTGATTACGCGTGTGATCGAGCCAGAGACTGCCAATCCACAACTTTTTCAGCATTATCTTCAATGCTTAACAGGCTTAGCAACTCAGCCACAGGTTGAGCCTACATTACGTTTATTTGAATTTCATTTACTTAAAATCTTAGGTTATGGCATTGATTTTCTGCATTGTGCTGGCTCAGGTTTGCCAGTGGATGAATCGATGACTTACCAATACCGTGCTGAAAAGGGTTTTATCGCATCGTTGGTGAAAGATAACTTGACCTTTTATGGTCGAGATTTACTCGCCTTTCACCGTTTGGAATTCACCGATGAGGCAGTCTTGCAAGCGGCAAAACGTTTTACCCGCATCGCGCTTAAACCTTATTTAGGTGATAAGCCGCTGAAAAGCCGAGAATTATTTACGCAAAATGTACTTTATTTAAAATAA
- a CDS encoding MliC family protein, with product MLKKLSVILTALCLSACSQNVELSKPAPQKMKVQTVDKKSQKGSATVYLCKGNKEVSVVHTKQKQKSKKTLSQVTVTFNDVTEKLTRVISERGRNYANIRWYWQERDDFSQLQTSVGEVLAERCVKQPSELKSGK from the coding sequence ATGTTAAAAAAATTAAGCGTAATTTTGACCGCACTTTGTCTTTCTGCTTGTTCACAAAATGTTGAATTAAGCAAACCAGCACCACAGAAAATGAAAGTGCAAACCGTTGATAAAAAATCCCAAAAGGGTTCAGCGACGGTTTATTTGTGTAAAGGCAATAAAGAAGTGAGTGTGGTTCATACCAAGCAAAAACAGAAAAGTAAAAAAACACTTAGTCAGGTGACCGTTACTTTTAATGATGTAACCGAAAAATTGACACGAGTGATTTCTGAGCGTGGGAGAAATTATGCGAATATTCGTTGGTATTGGCAGGAGCGTGATGACTTCAGTCAATTACAAACTAGCGTAGGTGAAGTGCTCGCAGAACGCTGTGTTAAACAACCAAGTGAATTAAAATCAGGCAAATAA
- the oapA gene encoding opacity-associated protein OapA, with amino-acid sequence MDNKNQPNDNSSQNELDLGFNQTDSVTPRKPVQQSGSIFDKAKGLFGKKEQPDTQFHVRREPTFGAAASQPFSPSQAFQSENTEQSAPSSAFGAQEPVENVQVENVAEEKVIFENSPAEEIVEEVTTQAETVAPAAAAAASLKSPEKWKVLQMLPEKHRRLFIAILGLVVLLIIFFTLKPNSDTVESFEQQNSNEIPVQFQSLDQSQPVETTVLDNNNTTAPATTEQTANDAKSDTPPAMEYVGDKADAAKSQTAEPAQQTVAQQPANQPVPVKPTLDATSKEPLLRTLQPTAEKHTATVEHKAEPRREHTPVVQEKKQPKPATEKATAQPTQTVKKEQSKIQEAKPVATKDSKVQIVEAKSATHNAVKAAEPAAQTASTGATKTLTVPQGVSLMQVFRDNKLNISDVNAMTKASGAGNALSSFKPGDKVQVSVNGQGRVSELRLSNGGKFIRQADGSYQYKK; translated from the coding sequence GTGGATAATAAAAATCAACCTAACGACAATTCATCTCAAAATGAATTAGATTTAGGATTTAATCAAACAGACTCTGTGACACCAAGAAAACCGGTTCAACAAAGTGGCTCAATTTTTGATAAAGCCAAAGGTTTATTTGGTAAAAAAGAGCAACCAGATACGCAATTCCATGTTCGTCGCGAACCAACTTTTGGTGCGGCAGCAAGCCAACCTTTTTCACCTTCTCAAGCATTTCAAAGTGAAAATACTGAACAATCAGCGCCATCAAGTGCTTTCGGAGCTCAAGAGCCCGTTGAGAATGTTCAGGTAGAAAACGTAGCGGAAGAAAAAGTGATTTTTGAAAATTCGCCTGCAGAAGAGATTGTTGAAGAAGTGACAACTCAAGCTGAAACAGTTGCACCGGCAGCCGCTGCGGCAGCAAGCTTGAAATCACCTGAAAAATGGAAGGTTCTACAAATGTTACCAGAAAAACATCGTCGTTTATTTATTGCAATTTTGGGTTTAGTGGTATTACTGATCATTTTCTTCACCCTAAAACCAAACTCAGATACGGTGGAGTCTTTTGAACAACAAAATAGTAACGAAATTCCAGTTCAATTCCAATCATTGGATCAGTCTCAACCAGTTGAAACTACAGTATTAGATAACAATAATACTACAGCTCCTGCAACAACAGAACAAACAGCAAATGATGCTAAATCAGATACACCTCCAGCAATGGAATATGTAGGTGATAAAGCAGATGCCGCTAAATCACAAACTGCAGAACCTGCACAACAAACTGTTGCTCAACAACCAGCAAATCAACCTGTGCCAGTTAAACCAACTCTTGATGCAACAAGTAAAGAACCATTGCTAAGAACACTGCAGCCAACGGCAGAAAAACATACTGCAACGGTTGAGCATAAAGCAGAACCTCGTCGTGAACATACACCAGTGGTTCAAGAGAAAAAACAACCTAAACCAGCAACTGAAAAAGCGACAGCTCAGCCGACTCAAACCGTGAAAAAAGAGCAAAGCAAAATTCAAGAAGCGAAACCTGTTGCTACTAAAGACAGTAAGGTTCAAATTGTGGAAGCGAAATCAGCAACCCACAATGCGGTGAAAGCAGCTGAACCAGCAGCACAAACCGCTTCAACCGGTGCAACAAAAACATTAACGGTGCCGCAAGGTGTTTCACTGATGCAAGTATTCCGTGATAATAAACTAAATATTTCAGATGTGAATGCTATGACAAAAGCAAGCGGTGCAGGTAATGCATTAAGCAGTTTCAAACCTGGTGATAAAGTACAGGTTTCAGTGAACGGTCAAGGCCGAGTGAGTGAGCTTCGTTTATCAAATGGCGGTAAGTTCATTCGTCAAGCCGATGGTTCATATCAGTATAAAAAATAA
- the epmB gene encoding EF-P beta-lysylation protein EpmB, giving the protein MRILTRNIAIREEQNWLETLKNAISDPKILLKTLNLPVEDFAEDIAARKLFAMRVPLPFVEKMEKGNPKDPLFLQVMTAQQEFIEAEGFSLDPLDEQQKNSVPNILHKYQNRLLFMVKGGCAVNCRYCFRRHFPYDQNPGNKTSWQQAIDYIAAHPEIEEVIFSGGDPMMAKDSEWAWLLERLEKIPHLQRLRIHSRLPVVIPERITDEFCDLLLKSPLQTVFVTHINHPNEIDEELALAMQKLVGAKVTLLNQSVLLKDVNDNPHTLKVLSDKLFQAGILPYYLHLLDKVQGASHFYISDEKALQIYKELQALTSGYLVPKLAREIGGEPNKTLYTA; this is encoded by the coding sequence GTGCGTATTTTAACCCGAAATATTGCGATTAGAGAAGAACAAAATTGGTTAGAAACCCTAAAAAATGCGATTTCTGATCCGAAAATCTTATTAAAAACCTTAAATTTGCCTGTTGAAGATTTTGCCGAGGATATCGCCGCTCGTAAACTTTTTGCTATGCGAGTGCCTTTACCTTTTGTTGAAAAAATGGAAAAAGGGAATCCTAAAGATCCACTTTTTTTACAAGTGATGACGGCTCAACAAGAATTTATTGAGGCCGAAGGGTTTAGCCTAGATCCTTTAGATGAGCAGCAAAAAAATTCGGTGCCTAATATTCTACATAAATACCAAAATCGCTTGTTATTTATGGTAAAAGGGGGCTGTGCAGTTAACTGCCGCTATTGTTTCCGTCGCCATTTTCCCTATGATCAAAACCCAGGCAATAAAACGAGTTGGCAACAAGCAATAGACTATATTGCCGCACATCCTGAAATCGAAGAAGTGATTTTTTCGGGGGGCGATCCGATGATGGCGAAGGATAGTGAATGGGCGTGGCTATTAGAACGCCTTGAAAAGATACCGCACTTACAGCGTTTGCGTATTCACTCTCGTTTGCCGGTTGTGATTCCAGAACGCATTACGGATGAATTTTGTGATTTATTGCTAAAAAGCCCATTACAAACGGTGTTTGTGACGCATATCAATCACCCAAATGAAATTGATGAAGAACTCGCTTTGGCTATGCAAAAACTGGTAGGCGCTAAAGTCACGTTACTCAATCAATCGGTCCTTTTAAAGGATGTGAATGATAACCCACATACATTAAAAGTCTTGAGCGATAAGCTGTTTCAAGCGGGTATTCTGCCTTATTACTTGCATTTGTTGGATAAAGTGCAAGGTGCGAGCCATTTCTATATTTCAGATGAGAAAGCGTTACAAATTTATAAAGAATTACAGGCGCTCACTTCTGGCTATTTAGTACCCAAATTAGCTCGAGAAATCGGTGGAGAGCCAAATAAGACTTTATACACAGCGTAA
- the efp gene encoding elongation factor P, protein MATYTTSDFKPGLKFMQDGEPCVIVENEFVKPGKGQAFTRTRIRKLISGKVLDVNFKSGTSVEAADVMDLNLTYSYKDDAFWYFMHPETFEQYSADAKAVGDAEKWLLDQADCIVTLWNGAPISVTPPNFVELEIIDTDPGLKGDTAGTGGKPATLSTGAVVKVPLFVQIGEVIKVDTRSGEYVSRVK, encoded by the coding sequence ATGGCTACATATACTACCAGTGATTTCAAACCAGGTCTAAAATTTATGCAAGACGGTGAGCCTTGTGTGATCGTTGAAAACGAATTCGTTAAACCAGGTAAAGGCCAAGCTTTTACTCGTACTCGTATTCGTAAATTAATTTCAGGCAAAGTATTAGACGTAAACTTCAAATCTGGTACTTCGGTTGAAGCTGCTGATGTTATGGATCTTAACCTGACTTATTCATACAAAGATGATGCATTCTGGTACTTCATGCACCCAGAAACATTCGAACAATACTCTGCTGATGCAAAAGCAGTAGGTGATGCAGAAAAATGGTTATTAGACCAAGCAGATTGTATCGTGACTTTATGGAATGGTGCGCCAATCAGCGTTACTCCACCAAACTTCGTAGAATTAGAAATCATCGATACAGACCCAGGTCTTAAAGGTGATACTGCAGGTACAGGTGGTAAACCAGCAACATTAAGCACTGGCGCTGTGGTGAAAGTCCCTCTTTTCGTTCAAATCGGCGAAGTGATTAAAGTCGATACTCGTTCAGGCGAATACGTTTCTCGTGTGAAATAA
- a CDS encoding surface-adhesin E family protein: MKKLALTFLGVALLAGCSAVQPPLPQEEVKLSPPSKDRVGYVRLVKDKNYYIDADSIWVDNQDLNQVHFDAVVNLDKGLYVYPNETRRYARSVRQYKILNCKNYHLTQVRTDFYDDFWGEGLRAAPKKQDKYTISLKPNTTLYAAAQIICVNSDRKPSLELEGSKAK, from the coding sequence ATGAAAAAATTGGCATTAACGTTTTTAGGTGTAGCCCTTTTAGCAGGCTGTTCAGCTGTTCAACCGCCACTTCCTCAAGAAGAGGTGAAACTAAGCCCACCTTCGAAAGATAGAGTGGGTTATGTTCGATTGGTAAAAGATAAAAATTACTACATTGATGCTGATTCTATTTGGGTGGATAACCAAGATTTAAACCAAGTGCATTTTGATGCGGTAGTGAATTTGGATAAAGGCTTATATGTGTATCCAAACGAAACTAGACGTTATGCACGTTCTGTTCGCCAATATAAAATCTTAAACTGTAAGAACTACCATTTAACCCAAGTTCGTACCGATTTTTATGATGATTTCTGGGGTGAAGGTTTGCGTGCTGCACCGAAAAAACAAGATAAATACACAATCAGCTTAAAACCTAATACAACGCTCTATGCAGCCGCACAAATCATTTGTGTGAACTCAGATAGAAAACCTTCCCTAGAGTTAGAAGGCTCAAAAGCGAAATAA
- the pflA gene encoding pyruvate formate lyase 1-activating protein: protein MSILGRIHSFESCGTVDGPGIRFILFMQGCLMRCKYCHNRDTWDLEGGREISVEELMKEVVSYRHFMNATGGGVTASGGEAVLQAEFVRDWFRACKAEGINTCLDTNGFVRHYDHIIDELLDVTDLVLLDLKELNDQVHQNLIGVPNKRTLEFAKYLQKRNQRTWIRYVVVPGYTDNDHDVHLLGQFIEGMTNIEKVELLPYHRLGAHKWKTLGFEYELADVLPPTKESLEHIKNILEGYGHTVKY, encoded by the coding sequence ATGTCAATTTTAGGAAGAATTCATTCTTTTGAATCTTGTGGCACCGTGGATGGCCCGGGGATTCGCTTTATTTTATTTATGCAAGGCTGTTTAATGCGTTGCAAATATTGCCACAACCGTGATACTTGGGATCTTGAAGGTGGTCGCGAAATTAGTGTTGAAGAGCTTATGAAAGAAGTGGTGAGTTATCGCCATTTTATGAATGCGACTGGTGGTGGCGTGACGGCATCTGGTGGTGAGGCTGTTCTCCAAGCAGAATTTGTGCGAGATTGGTTCCGAGCTTGTAAAGCAGAAGGCATTAATACCTGTTTAGACACCAATGGCTTTGTACGTCATTATGATCATATTATTGATGAATTGCTTGATGTAACCGATCTTGTGTTGCTTGATTTGAAAGAGCTGAACGATCAAGTGCACCAAAATCTGATTGGCGTGCCAAACAAACGTACGCTGGAATTTGCAAAATATCTGCAAAAACGTAATCAGCGAACCTGGATTCGTTATGTAGTAGTTCCAGGTTATACCGATAACGATCATGATGTTCATCTGCTCGGACAGTTTATTGAAGGTATGACCAATATTGAAAAAGTCGAACTTCTCCCTTATCATCGATTAGGCGCTCATAAATGGAAAACCCTTGGCTTTGAATATGAGCTCGCAGATGTATTGCCTCCGACAAAAGAGTCGCTTGAGCATATCAAAAATATCTTAGAGGGATACGGACATACCGTAAAATACTAA